In the Gossypium arboreum isolate Shixiya-1 chromosome 10, ASM2569848v2, whole genome shotgun sequence genome, one interval contains:
- the LOC108488852 gene encoding ankyrin repeat-containing protein BDA1-like has protein sequence MDERMMGAAQTGDINILYELILNDPYVLQRIDDVPFFHTPLHVAASAGHIDFMMEMINLNPSFARKLNQAGFSPMHLALQNQKTQAVLRLLRFDEGLVRVKGREGFTPLHHVVENGNVDFLIKFLEVCPEAIEDVTVRDETVFHLAVKNDRFEAFQFLVGWLIRSRHKAANRWEKELLSWADIDGNTVLHVAAIRNRSQVVKVVLERLCRDHINAKNAEGLTALDIPSQYPLDEGEWTIRSPLKT, from the exons ATGGATGAGAGGATGATGGGGGCTGCACAAACAGGAGACATAAACATCTTGTATGAGTTAATTCTGAATGATCCATATGTtttacagcgtatcgatgatgTACCTTTTTTCCATACTCCTTTGCATGTAGCAGCCTCTGCAGGGCATATTGATTTTATGATGGAGATGATCAACTTAAACCCATCGTTTGCAAGAAAGCTAAACCAAGCTGGGTTTAGCCCCATGCACTTGGCTCTGCAAAATCAAAAAACTCAAGCAGTGCTTCGACTCCTCAGGTTTGATGAAGGCCTTGTTCGTGTCAAAGGGCGGGAGGGCTTCACTCCTTTGCATCATGTGGTTGAAAATGGAAATGTTGATTTTTTGATCAAGTTCCTTGAGGTTTGCCCCGAGGCTATTGAAGATGTGACTGTTCGAGATGAGACGGTTTTCCATCTTGCCGTAAAAAATGACAGGTTTGAAGCTTTCCAATTCTTGGTGGGGTGGCTTATAAGGAGCCGCCATAAAGCTGCCAACCGTTGGGAGAAAGAACTACTGAGTTGGGCAGACATTGATGGCAACACTGTTTTACATGTTGCTGCTATCAGGAACAGATCTCAG GTGGTGAAAGTAGTGCTGGAACGCTTGTGTCGTGACCATATCAATGCCAAAAATGCGGAGGGATTGACTGCACTTGATATCCCATCACAATACCCATTGGATGAAGGAGAGTGGACTATAAGGAGTCCATTAAAGACATGA